From the genome of Zonotrichia albicollis isolate bZonAlb1 chromosome 20, bZonAlb1.hap1, whole genome shotgun sequence, one region includes:
- the GJA4 gene encoding gap junction alpha-4 protein: MGDWEFLQKLLDQVQEHSTVIGKIWLTVLFIFRILILGLAGESVWGDEQSDFVCNTKQPGCTNVCYDKAFPISHIRYWVLQFLFVSTPTLIYLGHVVYLSRKEEKLKRQESELRAVHSKDPKIEQALAALEKKMSKIYMTESGRLKIRGALMWTYITSVICKSIFEAGFLVGQWYLYGFSMVPRYVCKRDPCPHQVDCFISRPTEKSIFIIFMLVMGLISLILNLLELFHLCCKSLLSNIKKVSGPAVPSQDTFVDDMVTSPYSPKHYPFLPMAESHAPSYQTYNKLSSEQNWANYRNEENLALGGGSRPLSDPYAPGAAEASAPEEKPGSRPGSSASKKQYV; this comes from the coding sequence ATGGGTgactgggaattcctgcagaaactGCTGGACCAAGTCCAGGAGCATTCGACGGTGATCGGGAAGATCTGGCTCACCGTGCTCTTCATCTTCCGCATCCTCATCCTGGGCCTGGCCGGGGAGTCCGTGTGGGGGGACGAGCAGTCGGATTTCGTGTGTAACACCAAGCAGCCAGGCTGCACCAACGTCTGCTATGACAAAGCCTTCCCCATCTCCCACATCCGCTACTGGGTGCTCCAGTTCCTCTTCGTCAGCACCCCGACCCTGATTTACTTGGGCCACGTTGTCTACCTCTCCCGCAAGGAGGAGAAGCTGAAGAGGCAGGAGAGCGAGCTTCGGGCTGTGCACAGCAAGGACCCCAAGATCGAGCaggccctggcagccctggagaAGAAGATGTCCAAGATCTACATGACAGAGAGCGGGCGGCTCAAGATCCGAGGGGCTCTGATGTGGACCTACATCACCAGCGTCATCTGCAAGAGCATCTTTGAGGCCGGTTTCCTCGTGGGCCAGTGGTACCTGTATGGCTTCTCCATGGTGCCCCGCTACGTGTGCAAGAGGGACCCCTGCCCCCATCAGGTGGACTGCTTCATCTCCCGCCCCACTGAGAAGAGCatcttcatcatcttcatgcTGGTGATGGGCCTGATCTCCTTAATCCTGAACCTCCTGGAGCTCTTCCACCTCTGCTGCAAGAGCCTGCTTAGCAACATCAAGAAAGTGTCAGGGCCAGCTGTGCCGAGCCAGGACACCTTTGTGGATGACATGGTCACCAGTCCCTACTCTCCCAAGCACTATCCCttcctgcccatggctgagAGCCACGCACCCTCCTACCAGACCTACAACAAGCTCTCCAGCGAGCAGAACTGGGCCAACTACCGCAACGAGGAGAACCTGGCCCTGGGCGGTGGCAGCAGACCCCTGTCAGACCCCTACGCCCCCGGGGCTGCTGAAGCCTCCGCCCCGGAGGAGAAACCGGGCAGCCGGCCGGGCAGCTCAGCCTCCAAAAAGCAATATGTGTAG
- the LOC102074553 gene encoding gap junction beta-5 protein has translation MNWGWFEGLLRAVNVYSTAFGRIWLSLVFIFRLLVYVVAAEKVWSDDHKDFDCNTRQPGCTNVCYDHFFPVSHIRLWALQLILVTCPSLLVLMHVAYREAKEERLREIQGDNYRRIYPNPGKKRGGLWWTYLLSLLFKACVDLVFLYVFFHLYRNYTLPRVVKCKLQPCPNIVDCFISRPTEKNIFTVFMVVTTCVCVVLNLIEATYLIGKRCHECTEIEGGDSRRNSHDYPMSGANPVGTGGQVFHGADYKPPTATTPLTASCPSTLPKDEAGS, from the coding sequence ATGAACTGGGGTTGGTTTGAGGGGCTGCTCCGTGCTGTCAATGTCTACTCCACAGCCTTCGGCCGCATCTGGCTCTCCCTAGTCTTCATCTTCCGCCTGCTGGTTTACGTGGTGGCAGCCGAGAAGGTCTGGAGCGATGACCACAAGGACTTTGACTGCAACACGCGGCAGCCGGGCTGCACCAACGTGTGCTATGACCACTTCTTCCCCGTCTCCCACATCcgcctctgggccctgcagcTCATCCTGGTGACCTGCCCGTCCCTCCTGGTGCTCATGCACGTGGCCTACAGGGAGGCCAAGGAGGAGAGGCTCCGTGAGATCCAAGGGGACAATTACCGCCGCATCTACCCCAACCCcggcaagaagcggggcgggctcTGGTGGACGTATCTGCTCAGCCTCCTCTTCAAGGCCTGCGTGGATCTGGTTTTCCTCTACGTCTTCTTCCACCTCTACAGGAACTACACCCTGCCGCGGGTGGTGAAGTGcaagctgcagccctgccccaacATCGTGGACTGCTTCATCTCCCGGCCCACCGAGAAGAACATCTTCACCGTCTTCATGGTGGTCACCACCTGTGTCTGCGTGGTGCTGAACCTCATCGAGGCCACCTACTTGATTGGGAAGCGGTGTCATGAGTGCACGGAGATCgaaggaggggacagcaggaggaaCAGCCATGACTACCCCATGTCCGGTGCCAACCCCGTGGGCACGGGCGGGCAGGTGTTCCATGGGGCTGACTACAAACCCCCCACGGCCACCACCCCGCTCACAGCCTCCTGTCCCAGCACGCTGCCCAAGGATGAGGCTGGTTCCTAG
- the GJB3 gene encoding gap junction beta-3 protein isoform X2 codes for MDWKTLQGLLSGVNKYSTAFSRIWLSMVFVFRVLVYVVAAEKVWGDEQKDFDCNTRQPGCTNVCYDHFFPISHIRLWALQLIFVTCPSLLVIMHVAYREDRERKNREKNGENCPKLYSNTGKKHGGLWWTYLFSLFFKLVIEILFLYLLHKMWDSFDLPRLVQCTNVDPCPNTVDCYIARPTEKRVFTYFMVGASSICIVLTVCEIFYLIFKRVVQRTRRWRKSKRSVSYSKASACHCHVKSEEKDSKSQPRGEEL; via the exons ATGGATTGGAAAacgctgcaggggctgctcagcGGGGTCAACAAGTACTCCACAGCCTTCAGCCGCATCTGGCTCTCCATGGTCTTTGTCTTCCGAGTGCTGGTCTACGTGGTGGCGGCCGAGAAGGTCTGGGGCGACGAGCAGAAGGACTTTGACTGCAACACGCGGCAGCCGGGCTGCACCAACGTGTGCTATGACCACTTCTTCCCCATCTCCCACATCcgcctctgggccctgcagcTCATCTTTGTCACTTGTCCTTCCCTCCTGGTCATCATGCACGTGGCCTACCGGGAGGACCGCGAGAGGAAGAACCGGGAGAAGAACGGAGAGAACTGCCCCAAGCTCTACAGCAACACGGGCAAGAAGCATGGCGGGCTGTGGTGGACCTACCTGTTCAGCCTCTTCTTCAAGCTTGTCATAGAGATCCTGTTCCTCTACCTCCTCCACAAGATGTGGGACAGCTTCGATTTGCCACGGCTGGTCCAGTGCACCAACGTGGATCCCTGTCCCAACACCGTGGACTGCTACATCGCTCGGCCAACCGAGAAAAGGGTCTTCACCTATTTCATGGTTGGAGCCTCCTCCATCTGCATCGTCCTCACCGTCTGTGAGATCTTCTACCTCATCTTCAAGAGAGTTGTCCAGAGGACAAGGAGGTGGAGGAAATCCAAGCGCTCTGTCAGCTACAGCAAGGCCTCCGCCTGCCACTGCCATGTCAAGTCAGAGGAGAAGGACAGCAAGTCCCAGCCTAG AGGAGAAGAGCTGTGA
- the GJB3 gene encoding gap junction beta-3 protein isoform X1 produces the protein MDWKTLQGLLSGVNKYSTAFSRIWLSMVFVFRVLVYVVAAEKVWGDEQKDFDCNTRQPGCTNVCYDHFFPISHIRLWALQLIFVTCPSLLVIMHVAYREDRERKNREKNGENCPKLYSNTGKKHGGLWWTYLFSLFFKLVIEILFLYLLHKMWDSFDLPRLVQCTNVDPCPNTVDCYIARPTEKRVFTYFMVGASSICIVLTVCEIFYLIFKRVVQRTRRWRKSKRSVSYSKASACHCHVKSEEKDSKSQPRCVAALTAL, from the coding sequence ATGGATTGGAAAacgctgcaggggctgctcagcGGGGTCAACAAGTACTCCACAGCCTTCAGCCGCATCTGGCTCTCCATGGTCTTTGTCTTCCGAGTGCTGGTCTACGTGGTGGCGGCCGAGAAGGTCTGGGGCGACGAGCAGAAGGACTTTGACTGCAACACGCGGCAGCCGGGCTGCACCAACGTGTGCTATGACCACTTCTTCCCCATCTCCCACATCcgcctctgggccctgcagcTCATCTTTGTCACTTGTCCTTCCCTCCTGGTCATCATGCACGTGGCCTACCGGGAGGACCGCGAGAGGAAGAACCGGGAGAAGAACGGAGAGAACTGCCCCAAGCTCTACAGCAACACGGGCAAGAAGCATGGCGGGCTGTGGTGGACCTACCTGTTCAGCCTCTTCTTCAAGCTTGTCATAGAGATCCTGTTCCTCTACCTCCTCCACAAGATGTGGGACAGCTTCGATTTGCCACGGCTGGTCCAGTGCACCAACGTGGATCCCTGTCCCAACACCGTGGACTGCTACATCGCTCGGCCAACCGAGAAAAGGGTCTTCACCTATTTCATGGTTGGAGCCTCCTCCATCTGCATCGTCCTCACCGTCTGTGAGATCTTCTACCTCATCTTCAAGAGAGTTGTCCAGAGGACAAGGAGGTGGAGGAAATCCAAGCGCTCTGTCAGCTACAGCAAGGCCTCCGCCTGCCACTGCCATGTCAAGTCAGAGGAGAAGGACAGCAAGTCCCAGCCTAGGTGTGTGGCAGCCCTgactgctctctga
- the SMIM12 gene encoding small integral membrane protein 12 codes for MWSVLWAAVRSKAPYVTFPVAFVVGLVGSQLEWFLRGDPPATAQEEKSISEQREDRKLQEIVGEDLTKVVSLKDKLEFAPRAVLNRNRAEKS; via the coding sequence ATGTGGTCCGTGCTGTGGGCGGCCGTGCGCTCCAAGGCCCCGTACGTCACCTTCCCGGTGGCCTTCGTGGTGGGGCTGGTGGGCTCCCAGCTGGAGTGGTTCCTGCGCGGAGACCCCCCGGCcacggcccaggaggagaagagcATCTCGGAGCAGCGGGAGGACCGCAAGCTGCAGGAGATCGTGGGCGAGGACCTGACCAAGGTGGTGAGCCTGAAGGACAAGCTGGAGTTCGCCCCTCGGGCCGTGCTCAACAGGAACCGGGCCGAAAAGAGTTAA